In Heliangelus exortis chromosome Z, bHelExo1.hap1, whole genome shotgun sequence, a genomic segment contains:
- the ARK2N gene encoding protein ARK2N isoform X2, with protein MKMEAAGKAEELVDSELPTNTSEKHETAPVEDGPVGLETQTEKDNVPAAADSAVLSSMPCLLMELRRDSSESQLASTESDKPTGGRVYESDSSNHCMLSPSSSGHLADSDTLSSTEENEPCPGEAAAEGDPSGVSGAAVGRKSRRSRSESETSGMAAKKNRQSSDKQSDRVTKVKGHRSQKHKERIRLLRQKREAAARKKYNLLQDSSTSDSDLTCDSSTSSSDDDEEVSGSSKTITAEIPAGFSRAGGSGGATREIPGLLDRGTVWDRNCIGNVLEEAMNCFAEMQRQTEEKFRMWIEKLTRLDTDEESKQQLEPREPKIQLVGQRIPPTTQSGAFIQMPDSQVLPQQSFNSYVGYQNVDAALEFPVTFNNNFPPIFPENGNIAESDLNQS; from the exons ATGAAgatggaggcagcagggaaagcagaggaacTCGTTGATTCAGAACTTCCAACaaatacttctgaaaagcaCGAGACAGCTCCCGTTGAAGACGGACCTGTAGGATTGGAGACACAGACTGAGAAGGACAACGTGCCCGCTGCAGCTGACTCTGCGGTGCTCTCCTCCATGCCTTGCTTGCTGATGGAACTGAGGAGAGACTCCTCTGAATCTCAGTTAGCATCAACAGAGAGTGACAAGCCAACGGGTGGTCGAGTTTATGAGAGTGACTCTTCCAATCATTGCAtgctttccccttcctccagcGGGCATTTGGCTGACTCGGACACGTTGTCCTCAACAGAAGAGAATGAGCCCTGTCCAGGTGAAGCTGCTGCGGAGGGAGACCCTTCCGGGGTGTCTGGGGCTGCAGTTGGGAGGAAATCCAGGCGATCCAGGTCCGAAAGTGAAACTTCAGGTATGGCTGCCAAGAAAAACCGACAGTCTAGTGACAAGCAGAGCGATCGGGTCACCAAGGTGAAGGGTCACCGAAGccaaaagcacaaagaaagaaTCCGTCTCCTGAGGCAGAAACGGGAGGCAGCTGCTCGCAAGAAGTACAAcctgctgcaggacagcagTACCAGTGACAGTGACCTGACGTGTGACTCGAGCACAAGCTCCTCGGATGATGATGAAGAGGTTTCAGGGAGCAGCAAGACAATCACTGCAGAGATACCAG CTGGCTTCAGTCGTGCTGGGGGATCTGGAGGAGCGACCAGGGAAATTCCAGGATTGCTTGACAGGGGCACCGTGTGGGATAGGAACTGCATAGGCAATGTCCTGGAAGAGGCCATGAACTGCTTTGCCGAGATGCAGAGGCAGACAGAGGAGAAATTTCGCATGTGGATAGAAAAGTTAACCCGTCTTGACACGGATGAAGAAAGCAAGCAACAACTGGAGCCCAGGGAACCTAAAATTCAACTAGTTGGCCAAAGAATCCCCCCTACCACACAGTCAGGGGCTTTCATACAGATGCCTGATAGCCAAGTACTTCCACAGCAGTCGTTTAATTCTTACGTGGGCTACCAAAATGTGGATGCTGCGCTAGAGTTTCCGGTGACTTTTAATAACAATTTTCCACCTATCTTTCCAGAGAATGGGAATATTGCAGAGTCTGATCTGAATCAATCATAA